Proteins encoded together in one Tripterygium wilfordii isolate XIE 37 chromosome 14, ASM1340144v1, whole genome shotgun sequence window:
- the LOC120015547 gene encoding acylamino-acid-releasing enzyme isoform X2, whose product MGSSAMRNLLVQMGTIPFLSTTLNYSPVVLHRLPFLHSSRLHRLFRSSTFTRAPSLRPISPSIKTLSSFLDMEGSKAGLVEEMPLGLDATTDEEYVSQSKLLQDFNSISSIEKAWTFKSEGGVGSQAMFLVSQSNLLANKRKKFILSANISKGTDKSVEFQLPPFPVEMSDVSAIVPSPSGSKLLVIRNPENESPTKFEIWGQSQLSKEFHVPQSVHGSVYTDGWFEGISWNFDETLIAYVAEETSPSRPTFSSLGYKNSGSTKDCNSWKGQGDWAEDWGETYAGKRQPALFVINVDSGEVQAVKGIKTSLSVGQVVWAPFTGGSYQYLIFVGWSSDTRKLGMKYCYNRPCALYAVRAPLLKLDGSIEDFPVCNLTQSMGSAFFPRFSPEGEHLLFLSAQSSVDSGAHCATNSLYRIDWPSDRKPSPTAKISDVVPVTQCGEDGCFPGLYCSSILSSPWLSDGHTMILSSIWGSREVLLSVNILSGEISRATPADSDFSWHVVALDGDNIIAVSSSPIDVPELKYGYLVEKPKSAQWSWSAVSSSIFRCSESVRSLLSSLQFSIKKIPVKDISDCQTKGATRPYEAILVSSNLENASSDPLIVVLHGGPHSVSLSSFSKSLAFLSSIGYSLLVVNYRGSLGFGEEALQSLPGKVGSQDVNDVLAAIDYVIDSGLVRPSKLAVVGGSHGGFLTTHLIGQAPDKFVAAAARNPVCNLASMVGISDIPDWCYVETYGREGKNKFTDAPSAEELAIFHSKSPISHIAKVKTPTLFLLGAQDLRVPVSNGLQYARALKEKGVEVKVIVFPNDVHGIERPQSDFESFLNIGVWFKKYCK is encoded by the exons ATGGGAAGCTCGGCAATGCGGAATCTCCTAGTGCAAATGGGAACGATACCTTTTTTATCCACCACTCTCAACTACTCGCCCGTGGTATTGCATCGCCTTCCATTCCTTCATTCTTCTCGCCTTCATCGTTTATTTCGTTCTTCCACTTTCACTCGAGCTCCCTCTCTCCGACCGATTTCTCCATCCAT TAAAACATTATCCAGCTTTCTAGACATGGAAGGTTCTAAAGCTGGCCTAGTAGAAGAAATGCCACTGGGGTTAGATGCAACTACTGATGAAGAATACGTGTCCCAGTCCAAGTTACTTCAAGACTTCAACAGCATCTCCAGCATTGAGAAGGCATGGACTTTTAAATCCGAGGGTG GAGTAGGTTCCCAGGCAATGTTTTTAGTAAGCCAATCAAATCTTTTGGCAAACAAGAGGAAAAAATTTATTCTATCTGCTAACATTTCGAAAGGCACTGACAAATCAGTAGAATTCCAATTGCCCCCATTTCCTGTTGAGATGAGCGATGTGTCTGCAATTGTTCCATCACCATCAGGTTCAAAGCTTCTTGTTATTCGGAATCCAGAAAATGAATCTCccacaaaatttgaaatatgGGGGCAGTCTCAGTTGTCGAAGGAGTTTCACGTCCCCCAATCTGTTCATGGCTCGGTATATACTGATGGATG GTTTGAGGGTATTTCGTGGAACTTCGACGAAACTCTCATTGCTTATGTTGCTGAAGAAACATCTCCATCCAGGCCTACATTTAGTAGCTTGGGCTACAAGAACAGTGGCTCCACAAAGGATTGCAATAGCTGGAAAGGTCAAGGGGATTGGGCTGAGGACTGGGGGGAGACTTATGCAGGAAAGAGGCAACCTGCACTCTTTGTCATCAATGTTGACAG TGGAGAGGTACAAGCTGTTAAAGGAATCAAAACGTCCTTGAGCGTTGGCCAAGTTGTGTGGGCTCCATTTACTGGAGGCTCTTATCAATATTTGATTTTCGTTGGGTGGTCATCAGACACTAGAAAGCTTGGAATGAAATACTGCTACAATAGGCCTTGTGCCCTATATGCAGTTAGAGCACCACTTTTGAAATT GGATGGTTCAATAGAAGATTTTCCTGTCTGTAACCTGACTCAGAGCATGGGTAGTGCCTTTTTTCCGCGGTTCAG TCCGGAAGGAGAGCATCTTCTGTTTTTGTCTGCACAAAGTTCTGTCGACTCAGGGGCACATTGTGCAACAAATTCGCTTTACCGAATTGATTGGCCAAGTGATAGAAAGCCAAGTCCAACTGCCAAAATAAGTGATGTG GTTCCTGTCACCCAGTGTGGGGAGGATGGTTGCTTCCCAGGGCTTTATTGTTCTAGTATCCTTAGTTCTCCATGGCTTTCTGATGGACACACTATGATTTTATCTTCAATATGGGGCAGCAGAGAAGTATTGCTTTCTGTGAATATATTGAG TGGGGAAATATCACGTGCCACTCCTGCTGATTCTGATTTTTCATGGCATGTCGTTGCACTGGATGGGGATAACATTATTGCTG TGTCTAGCAGTCCAATAGATGTTCCAGAACTCAAATATGGTTATCTTGTTGAGAAACCAAAGAGTGCTCAATGGAGTTGGTCTGCTGTATCAAGCTCCATATTCAGATGCTCTGAGTCG GTTAGATCTCTATTGTCCTCTCTTCAATTCAGTATTAAGAAAATTCCTGTCAAGGATATCTCCGATTGCCAGACAAAAG GTGCTACCAGACCTTATGAAGCTATACTAGTGTCTTCCAATTTGGAGAATGCTTCTTCTGATCCACTAATTGTAGTCCTTCATGGAGGCCCTCATTCTGTCTCATTGTCAAGCTTCTCAAAGTCCTTGGCATTTCTCTCTTCAATTGGTTACAGCTTGTTAGTTGTAAATTATAG AGGATCATTGGGATTTGGTGAGGAAGCATTGCAATCTCTTCCAGGGAAAGTTGGGTCGCAG GATGTCAATGACGTGCTCGCTGCTATAGATTATGTCATCGACTCGGGACTTGTTAGACCTTCTAAGTTGGCTGTGGTTGGTGGTTCACATGGTGGCTTTCTAACAACTCACTTGATTGGCCAG gcaCCAGATAAATTTGTTGCAGCAGCTGCGAGAAATCCAGTTTGTAACCTTGCATCAATGGTTGGTATATCTGATATCCCTGATTGGTGCTATGTAGAAACCTATGGAAGGGAGGGCAAAAATAAATTTACGGATGCACCTTCAGCTGAGGAGCTTGCCATATTTCACAGCAAGTCTCCCATATCACACATTGCCAAG GTCAAAACGCCCACCCTCTTTCTCTTAGGTGCTCAAGATCTCCGTGTTCCTGTTTCTAATGGTTTGCAA TATGCGCGGGCGTTGAAGGAAAAGGGGGTTGAGGTCAAGGTGATCGTGTTCCCGAACGACGTTCATGGAATTGAGAG ACCGCAATCTGACTTTGAAAGCTTCCTGAATATTGGTGTGTGGTTCAAGAAGTACTGCAAATAA